From the Candidatus Paceibacterota bacterium genome, the window CTTAAACCTCTTTCAGAAAAAAATAATATTAAAGTCTCCACTCTCGGCCGCGGGCTCTCTACCGGCACCGAGTTGGAATATTCAGACACGGAGACGATAAAAAATGCTTTGAAGAATAGAGCCTAAAACAAAGAGCGCCGGCTTCGCCGGCGCTCTTTGTTTTTTTAGTATTATTATTATTATTTCAACGCCTCAATCTTCACCTTGAAGTACGGCTGTCGATGTCCGTTCTTCTTAAAATAACGGCTCTTTTGTTTGTATTTAATGACGGTTACTTTCTTGGCTCGCCCGGCTGATTCAAGAGTGGCAACCACGGCCGCCCCATCAATGTAAGGTGTCCCGATGGTGGTGTCCGATCCATTGTCTACCAGCAAGACTTTATCAAAAGTAATTTTGTCTCCCGCTTTGTAGTCCCCCTTGATCTTCTCAATATTTAGGACATCACCCACGGCAACTTTGTATTGTTTGCCACCTGTGGAAATAACGGCAAATTCATCGGAATTGGCCTTCTTAGTACTTTTTCTTTTGGGTGTCTTGGTGGGCATAGTAGGATTTTTATTTTACTTATTTAGCCCTAAATTGCAAATAGACAAAGTAAGGAAATAGATTAGAGTATGTTCAGATGAATAAGAAACTTCAGCTGATTAAATTAATCGGTCAAAAGTTATTGGGGGTTAATCCAGCCTACGTCGATTATCTTATCTCGGCTTACAATATCCAGTTTGATCTCCAGTCTAAAATTCTATATGGGGGTAGCCGGAAATCTGAAAATATGGCCGGCTTTACAGTTCTGTCAGCTGATTGGTGCATTTTCGAAGATCATAAGGAAAATGTAATCCATGAGATTTTCCATTTAGCTTTTTTTGACAATGGTTTCTTTGGAGTTAATCAATCAATGACAATTGAAGAGCTGGAAATGTTGGAAGCCCAACTTCAGCAAGCAACAGAGAAATTCGTGGAGACTCACGGATTGTTCTGTGATGAGTTGGTAAAAAGGATAGTCAATGCCCGGCCTTAGGGCATTTTATTTTGGAAAATGAAAAAGGCCGCCTTGCACCGGTGAGGCACAAGGCGGCTTGAGGTTTTTAATCTTCTAGCATCGGCCTCTCTAGAGCCGCCGTCTCAATCTCTATAGCGGCGCCGGTAATGCGCATGACATCCTTATCAATCTTCTTGAATTCGCCGCTGGAGGCGTTGAAGTGATTAACGGTGGTGGCAAGAGAGTTGCGGAGTTTATTGTGATATTCCTCGTAGCTTTTGAGGTGTCGGCCGAGTTCCCCTACCCGCTTGATAATATCTTTGGCTGTCTCTTCGATCTGCAGAGCCTTCAAACCTTGTAAAACGGTTTGGAGATATGCCAAAAAAGAAGTTGGCGAGACGATCATTACGCGATAGCGACTGGCGGCTCGTTGAATCAGATTTTCAGTGTCGTCAGTATTTAGAGCGCCGATTTTGTTAACCAGCAAATCGTAATAAATGGCTTCATGAGGAATAAACATAAAAGCGAAATCCATCGTACCTTCAGCCGGCTTAATATATTTGGAGGTCTCCTGAATGCGGAATTTTAGATCGTTAACGAAAAGTTTTTCTAGGCGTACTCGCTCGGTTTCATTTCGCTCTTCCACAATGCGATTGTAATTTTCCAAAGAAAATTTTGAATCAATCGGAATGATCTTGTCCTTTACTCTTACTATTGCGTCCACAATCGAGCCGTCATTAAATTCATATTGCATTTGGAAGCTATCCGGTGGCAGAACGTTTTTAAGCAG encodes:
- the rplU gene encoding 50S ribosomal protein L21, which codes for MPTKTPKRKSTKKANSDEFAVISTGGKQYKVAVGDVLNIEKIKGDYKAGDKITFDKVLLVDNGSDTTIGTPYIDGAAVVATLESAGRAKKVTVIKYKQKSRYFKKNGHRQPYFKVKIEALK
- a CDS encoding DNA recombination protein RmuC, with protein sequence MTTILLVILIVVAMAIFWVVFRRQAMPVNPATSDKSFDLLFQQMNDLRRTVDEKMGETGKLMNEAVKTQFSESAKLIKDVTAGLTKLDETNRQVVSFTDQLQSLQDMLKNPKQRGVLGEYYLETLLKNVLPPDSFQMQYEFNDGSIVDAIVRVKDKIIPIDSKFSLENYNRIVEERNETERVRLEKLFVNDLKFRIQETSKYIKPAEGTMDFAFMFIPHEAIYYDLLVNKIGALNTDDTENLIQRAASRYRVMIVSPTSFLAYLQTVLQGLKALQIEETAKDIIKRVGELGRHLKSYEEYHNKLRNSLATTVNHFNASSGEFKKIDKDVMRITGAAIEIETAALERPMLED